Genomic segment of Topomyia yanbarensis strain Yona2022 unplaced genomic scaffold, ASM3024719v1 HiC_scaffold_4, whole genome shotgun sequence:
ACAACTACAATCAATGAATCCTGCTGCATAATTTATCTGAGCAATATGAGGCCGATCGAGGCGGGAAGTGAGCGGATGTGTGAATTGCCACTTTCTAAGTTTTTGTTTCGCCGAATTCCAGTTATGTCGTTCTTTCTATAGACTGCTAATTACCATAACAAAAATGGCATTTGTTACAACGTAGAAAATAATAATGAGGAATATTAATTGTTACAACCTATGTAGGGAAAATACAGTGGATAAATTCTTTTAAGGTTAAGATTACACGAGAGGATGAAATGTTGAATAACTATAATACGAAACATACCGAATGCGCCTTCTCTAGGTTTGAAAAGCCGTTGCAAAAGAACTCTTTTTACCTGCAAAATAAACACaaagaaataaaatataattgcagAAGCGATGAGATAATGAGGTGTtttataaaatgaacaaaaaatgtattgtttattcgacttaacccttaaatgcatgaaactcaTTTCTTTTTTTGGTACTGATTTTTCGGTATGGATGCAATGTTCACCTCTTGTTGAGGCTTTATATCACAGAATTGGGTATGTTGCCaaatgcatttaagggttaaacttttttttacgtttGTTTCGGAAAGAGGTCATTGTTCTATGAACTTAGGATCAAGTAGATAAAGTGGCAGATAAAAAGCGCCTACCATTCAGATTTATTAATTTAACAAATATAACAGAGTCGAATGTTGATTATGATTGTGGATCAGATTCACTCTAGCATCGGTCGAAACTTATatgaattttataaacatcaGAGCGCACCTAGATTGGTTTGAATCTAAAAACGACATCAGCATAGCTCTtaaagaataaaattaatacaatGACTAAATGAATATGCTGAAAACGAGCTCGACACCCTGTATGGACTAGCTCTCACAACTCCAAAGTCTGTTCGCTAGACGTTATTCGATCAAAACAAGTTAGAATTAGATAAGAAAACACTTTCCCACTGTGTCGTTGAAGTTCCACGATCACCCCTGAGTGTAGGCAGCACTAGGGGGTAATAGACAAAACGATAAATTCAGTACACCTGGTTCGAATCTGTACTATAAGTACTATACTGAATTAACGTTTATGTCCTTTATTGTTTATGCCCCACgcttcataaaccacgtagagcaacaattttaaattttcagtggaATTTACTCAATACTTTGCTTCCAGACCAATGCTTTTCGAGCATGGAGTCATTCGCGCACAGTTTGAGGTCAGCGCAACGCTCTCTGTAAAGAGATGACCGGATCATGCTCAGGTAGAAATAGACTTTACCAAGTATTAGTGTACGCTGTAAAATAGCATATTATTTGCATTTCAGATGCTTCTTGCGGTATCTTATCATCATCTTGTGATCTTGGCAGTAatcagcactttaaatgacgatgaagtaatggtctgcgggcaaGGTATTAATGATACCAGGtatatactgaatggcagctagttccgCGACGTGAATTGTAGCAGGATCACTGACTTTGAATGGGACAGCaaaattttcgttgaagattcggaagcctgtggacccgtcgagaattgggTCAtcaaatgaagaataaaattagCCCTTTATTTCATGAACCGATAGAGCTCATCTCTCTAAATGTAACAATATATTCAGCCTTTAAAACTTCAGAatcatttttaattattttctaaaaaaatgtaaacacatcATGAATCAATGTATTCCGGGCATTGGTAGAATattactgattgattttcatgaagatttttccaacggtgcacagaggagtaattggggtcgaatcctggccaaaattatttgctgctgcaattgttgttattatgccttaatatgaactaaaaatagacaattactaatttttggaacaatttggcatctacccagctaccagtgcagaggccaattttctGTATGCTTTCAAATACTGGTaccggtgtacctcaaattagtcaaaatttcaatattttcaaatcgcttgggattggtggatcggacaagatcggaagagttcgaatattttttgtatagctgaaatcttgtattgtaatactgcttcagcaactttgccagatctagccgtataatgtaacttttttataattcaaatttggaataaaatgtatttttttagttggtgcaatacacagcaagtttactttttttagttagttttaagctgaagtgAAACAAACGGTGGTgttgaactacgtttgtaataatattatcttatttaatacagtcaccatcactagaaagcgattttgctaaatatataacgaaaacgattaaaatatcccttaaaatatcaccattgggcatacatgcaaaaattctttaacaatttttgatatactcctaattttgccacgttatacagtaggttcttaggtatgtaaaaaaaatataacgaaacaaaaaaatcgaaaaaaaatattttggtttttggccaagaatttgttctagttactcctctgtgcggtgtgagaaaaaactgcttttttcgttttccaagttTGCCGCTTTTTCAAGCTTTCTCAGTAGAACCTTAACGTTCgctgcatcgaaaaaaaaatcaaaaggagcatatggcttaatgacccaattgatccgtcagtgtagaacatttggCTGCAGTCTACTTGATTGTATTTATTATAAAACATGTTTGGGATCACATGCGACCGAATGTAATCccgggattccacaaatctcctccttcatggatgtatcgaaaaatacagttgaatcagaagtatctaagagatgagcacggttataGTTATACGAAGAAgaattgatgctctgtgccattgTAATCGAGTACAAggacaaatcgattttttagcggaaggacATCCGCCAGTACTTCTAGACTCATTGTattggtcgagtgcatgcaacccaaagcgaTACGCGCAACAGCGAcactggattctctctagtttgatgaaatgtatgttcacagcggagcgaaagcagaaacatccgtactccatcactgataGTATCATTGTTTGCTACAGCCTGATCAGttgaaagttgatcctttgttggcacctCTGTTTCAGATACTTAAAGTGACATCtatagatcttctgtgccggggcgtaATTCGGACAAACCTTcatggcgaaatcgaatattcaacggtttgaatattccgcgccctcgttagtactgtttcggtttcgcaaacgccgtgccgtgcccaaagagtactcatcaatgactctccagtgcaagcacttggacgagttcacgaccgcagaagacgttgtcgcagccgttaaggagcattgcgacgtcacaatcgagcgggcctctgtgcgattgagagatggaccctctggcacccaagtagcctacctcaggctactgaaggcggatgccaaaaaggtaaccgagaaagggaagctgaagatcggctggtcggtatgccctattagtataccccagccgccttcagtggataggtgctatcggtgccttgagtccggccacaaagcatacgagtgcaaaggcatagataggagcaaactatgtcgtcgctgcggcgaggagggacataaagagcgggggtgcactaaggcacacaagtgccttatctgcaccgctaagaagcaagcccataaacatgctatgggcggaccttcgtgtcccttcggtgagttaaataagaagaagccgtgaacgtcacacagctaaatcttaaccattgtgcagcagcccaacagctgctgtggcagtcggtctcggagtcgaggacagatgtcgccctcttatcagacccgtaccgcatccctgccggcaacggcaattgggtgtcggacgggtctggaatggtggcaatctgtacaacgggacggctcccggttcaagaggtaatacacccctccgccgagggtgtggcgattgccaagatcaatggtgtgttctattgcagctgctacgccccaccaaggtggccaatagaacagttctaccagatgatcgacaggctctcgtcggacctagtgggccggaaaccggtagtcatagcgggagactttaacgcttgggcagtggagtggggcagccgctgtacaaataacaggggtcaagcgctaatggaagcgcttgcgaaactcgatactgtgctagctaataatggctccgctagtacattccgtagaaacggagtggaggcgtggattgacctaacatttgccagcccgagtctggctccaggcatggaatggagggtagacgaaggctacacccatagtgatcatttagcaatccgctttaagatcaactatggtgtgcagcatccgagggcgggagatccctgtcaggtacgcgggtagaagtccaatcacttcgacagcgaagctttcaccgcggccctgggactggaggccaacaccgacagtctaagcggggatgcgctggtagctgttctatcacgcgcgtgcgacgccactatgccgagaaaaacactgccaagaaacggtagatgcccggtatactggtggagtgccgagattgcagctctacggtcaacctgcctcagagctagacgtaggatgcgaagagctcgcaccgaggatgcaaaagagaaccgccgtgaagtgtttcgagctgcgaaattggcccttaacaaggccattaaaagcagcaagagagcgtgtttcgacaacctgtgtgagagtgccaacgcgaatccgtggggtgacgtctacaggattgtgatggccaagaccaaagggggctcctcacccccagaacggtctccggaccggttggcaacgattatcgaagtactcttcccgtctcgagccacaagcccctggccacctgcactacgagacagtgcgggcacggtcgaaatggtggctccagtgacgaatgaagaactactcgcagtggctaaatccctagcaatgaacaaagctccagggccggatggagttccaaacaacgctctcaaggcagcgatcatagcgaacccgaacatgttcaggctagctatacagagatgccttgacgagtgccgtttccccgatagatggaaaaggcaaaaattggtgctgttgccgaagcctgggaagccgccaggcgacccatcggcgtacagaccaatctgtctgatcgacacgactggcaaactgcttgagaggatcatcctcaacaggctcaccccgtacgcggagggtacggacggtctgtcaagcaaccagtttggctttcggaagggtaagtccaaagtggacgctctcaactcagtgataaatactgccgagatagcgatccaacgaaaaaggtgaggtattcgatactgtgcgttagtgacacttgacgtgaagaacgcattcaacagcgcaagctgggatgccatcgcgctctcgttacaccggcttagcctaccggtgggtctgtaccggatcctggaaagttacttccaaaatcgcgtactgctatacgagaccgatgccggtcagaaaagggttccgattaccgccggagtcccgcagggctcgatcctaggcccggtgctatggaacctcatgtatgacggggttctgagactgaagttcaatcctggggtcaagatcgtcggctttgccgacgacgtaaccttggaggtctacgggaagtcaattcctgaggtagaactaaccgcagaacacgcgattagcacggtggacgaatggatgagcgcgagaggcctggagctcgctcatcataagacggaggtagttatcgtcaacaaccgcaagtcggcacaacatgcagttatccatgtgggagaagtcgcgatcacttcacagcgaagtctgaagtctctcggagtcattatagacgacaagctgaccttcggcagccatgtcgactatacgtgcaagagagcgtcgactgctgttgcggctctatcgagaatgatgtccaacagctcaaaggtgtgcgccagtagacgtaggttactggcaggcgttgccgtatctatcctcaggtacggcggcccgtcatggtcaagagcactgagggtaaccagttacctacagaaactggagagcacctaccgcgtgatgtgcctcagtgatatctgcctaccacacggtatcacacgatgcatcctgcgtgatagcgagcatgatgccagtcgggctggtcattcgggaagatgaggagtgctttgagctacgtggaaataggggagcccgcgagcgcaccagggtgacctcggtcgccagatggcagcgtgagtgggacaactcctcgaaaggtaggtggacccaccggctgatacctagcatatcgagctgggtgggaagaccccatggggaagttcacttccacctgacacaattcctgtcaggccatggctgtttccgtcagtacctccacaggttcgggcacgcggaggtcccagtctgcccggactgcccaggtgtagatgaaactgccgaacacatactgttcgtatgtcatcggttcgacgtcgaaagaagagcaatgcttgacgtctgtggctgggacacaacccctgatacccttattcagcggatgtgtcaatcggtggagaagtggaacgcagtctcggctgctaccatccagattgccagtaggctacaggtaatctggcgaaccgagcaacagacgacgggcacggctaactagtgattggttagctggagcgaaaaaggccaagcgcaaaaaagggagtgaatggtctgttcatgccgaggcaggtttggcgcagcgaatgacaaccgcgtaaggggtaaacccagccaccccgaagcaagacagaacagtgagtgtataggcgtataagtggactgcctcatgccaagacgggagggtcgtagcgtagtatgttggaacttagctatccatgcctcatggcgtggcagagaagtgaaagggtgagcatccaagtcagtctcacacggcatgttaagggtgagcataaaagtcagcctcacaggtatggtagaggctagcacaaaagtcagcctagcaaggaatgaaaaaggtgagcacacaagtcagcctcgcatggtatgtcagaagtggggcctaagaaaaatgtcccacatgggatgccagagggagtgacaaaggtacaatagagtggcacgattgagagtgaatcaggtgatagggtgagcacccaagtcagcctcacatggtatgggtggggcgagcacaaaagtaagcctagcaaggaatgagtaaggtgagcacacaagtcagcctcgcatggaacgtaaaaggtgagcacaaaagtcagcctcatgtgagagtgtttgagagtgaatcaaagtgcgattgagagagcacccaagtaagcctcatacaggacgtatgaacgcgtgagtgagagtgaatgagtacatttagtacagccatccccacagaagtaataccgagaggtagttcctgggaggaatgatggcggagcccaatggagtttagtcggtattaatggctggtcaccattcgagtccgacacgcccccagtgcaccccgtgtggtagattggaccctaccaatagcacgtgtactgggctaggacataaaggtcttctccattgtaaaaaaaaagaaaaaaaaattcacttacGGACTGGAAAAAACACTTGTGCCTCGATCGAGCGCTCGTAAACGAATTACATGGGATATTTGCGGCAGTATAATTCTCAGGTAAAATCATCACAAGGATTTTCGTCGACCAACTAATGCGAATCCACGCGTACCACCAGCGTTGtcaacaatgtttttaaaaactggaatctctctttaaaaaaatggatgctCGAAAAACTAAATTGAGAACATTGAAAAATCACAAACAACAAAGCCACCTGTTCAGGTAGCCATATCGTAATCTGGCCTAAATAAtagctttttttttaatttttcatgggTTTTCTAGAAAGCGATCTTGAGATGTCAATAAACTCTATCCAGAGTCGCCGATATGCAACATTGGTTCGGGATTCGATACATCATTACCTATAAAGTGAACCAGGACCGTTTAGAAAATTTCTTCGGGAATTTTCGCTGAAACGGAGGGCCACATAACCCTCCACATCCGTTAGATGCACTAAACCGGTAAAGGCTTATTATGCTTGGTAGAGGATTATAACGACAACTAAGCCAAAATTAGAATTCACAGGAATTTGGCATTCAAGAAGACATTGTAATATGTCGCATTTTCAAAGAAGCGCATATTTGTCCGGACGAAGAGGATATTTCAAGCTGACTCAATGATTGTACCGATGAAGCTGAAGACAAAGAAACGGCACTAGAAGAAGATGATTTTCTTGTGCCACGGTAATCGTCGCTCGACCACTCAATCGGGTAATACACGCACAAAATTGAGGAACTAGATGAATAGACGCCcaggaaaaaaaaaaacgaatttgtAAAGCTCAATCGGCCCAGCGCCGAGTCGATTTGCATTCCCACCAGAAGTGTCTGCTACAAATTCGACCCAAATCGGACAATTGTCTAGCTACCGGAATAGCGCattcgaagtttgtatgggatttttccaaTTTCCATTAATAAAGCTCACTaagcattttcgccgctaggtggcactgtatgcattagTTTATCACAGCAGGAGAGTAAGGAAAATAATTTccttgtctacaactttgtcgtagACTGCAAATTAATCCTACTTCCTTGGAAGACGGTATTAAGGAGTCAGTTTACATTGGCCCTTAGAACACATGGTGGTGAATCAGTAGTCGATTCCCAGAATCTTCATTTTCTGCTAAATAACGGTCCTATCATTAGAGCATTATTACGTTTGGGGTAAACGTTGGTGACATTCTCGACAATACTCTCAATTGCAAAGTCGAGTGGCTTGATATCCGGAGATGAGTTACATTTCTTTGGCCCAAAAATGCTTCAAATTATGATGGAACCACGTTTGCACGCCTTTTGCCGCGTATACTATTGCTGAATCTTGGGTAGAGCAAATCTCAACGTCATAAAACTCATTTTCCATGGTAAAACTTTCGGCTGTAAAAACTTCAGATGTACTGATTGATTTCCACGCCATCCGGAACTCaaaaatcagattttttaccatttGAAGTTACGGCAGCCCAAATCATAACCGAATGCGGTTTATGCGTCCTTTATTCATATTTACACTGGGATTAATGGAATCAAGAGTGCCCTATTATTTCGATGGTTAAATTTGCGGGTTACATTGAATAAACTCCCATCCATATAGATAACGTCAGGAGGATCTGCAAACCAACTTTTTAGCATTTTGCATCTTTTcagccattttttttttcgttgcctCAAAAAGAAGCTGGTGTTGTCGTAGTTCGTGTGAATACAATCCACGGTCTTTTTTCACCATGATTTGGATCGTTATACGTGACACATTATACTTCTTAGCCATTTGTTTCATGGATCTGGTCGAACTGCGACGTATTTCATTGGTCACAgctttaatcaatgcatttgcCCTTGCTGAACGATGCCTTTTTGATCCTGGATGTCTAGATGCTTCACTTTCATCTTGCAATTGTTTCTTGCATCGTCGGACAAATTATCGATTCACACCGAGCAGCTGCGTTATGTCTCTGTCCTCTGTTTCCTGAATAGTTCCAAAACTGCACATCGATTGGATTCCTCTCCATAGTTCTGAAATTTAACAATATCACTAAACAATTATTACATAAATTTTATCACAGATATTCAGCTAAGCAGGCAAATGCTATATTAttccctaaggagaaaattggtttAAACCCGTCTTTATGCATGAAATGGACATCGGGACATCGTAAGTTGGAAGTCGTTTAGTGTGTGTTCACAagtagtgtttccaattttgAACTTAGCGTCAGCCCGGTGCATTAGTCAAGTGCCGTGGTTGTAAAGATACAAAGTCGAAAAGCAAACAACTGGACTAATTATAGTTAGGTTTTGCGCCCTTCATGCATAAAGACGGTTTTGaagcaattttctccttagggagtaATATAATTTTCCAACGCTTTCTTGCTGATTTGAGTATTATGACGTCACACAATTCCGGCCGCTTTCACGGCGTTCACTAACACAGTCACAAACTGCAAATGCTCCTACCCTTCACATAGCATTATGAGTTTACCGGATCAATAACACAGAGTACATACAGAACACATCGTCGACCTAGTCATTACTCACATAGTTGCTGTCGAGGTAAGTACGCTTTTTTGTTCTGTGTCCCTTGAAAACTTCTTTGCAAACCCtgtgaaatatattttgttgtagtttttggaaacaaaaaattgcaatttaatttaaaacaacTGTCGACTTGTGTACAATGCCGGGTCTGGTTTAATTTTCGCATCAAGACAAATAAATTCACATCATAGCTTACAActacgaaaaatgcaaaattttaaatttgattaaAATATAGTGAAATGCTGCGCAAAATGACTCATTCTTTACAGTAAACTGTTTTGCAGAACCGATCACAAGCGgtgaaaacattgaaaataaaacattcgataacGGTTGTTGTTCGCAAGTAGGAAACACAAAGAGGatgaaaaaataatacaaatatACCTGCCTAGATTTATTTGCATTCAAATCTGCTGACCAGCTGAATGAGATTTATAACAAAGCGTCGCAAAATTTGATCTATTGTTTGTGGTAGCGGGTGAATCtcatattcattatttttcttgatatttgaacattttagcCTACTGCAACCACAACCAAAGATGTCTGACAGTGTTCCACTGATAAAATTGCTGATCGATAGATAAACAAAATGTCCTAAACAAAGAAGACATCAAATTTCTCCTCGGCTCAGATTTAACTGCTGATGTTCTGTAGCATTTTGGCGACGTCAGACGGATCATATTCACAATCCGGATTAGCTTTATCCACTATTTGTTGATTTACGTGAGCGACTGTATCCTTTGTTTCTCCGTTGATTTAGTTTGTAAAAACCGCATATAGATTTGCTCTTTTGCAGTCGTGTGACTAATGTAGAACAGCATATATATGTACATGGAGACGGACGATTTATTTTCCTTGTTTGTTTGGCCTTGACGACGGCGTAGTAAGCATAACTATTTGTTGTTTACTtcgttgttttaaaattttactgtacgGTTTTTATCAAGCCTTAAACTATTGTCGTTTTTCATTGTCCTAGaaataatttcaaaacaaacattgaaCAAGTTAGGAACCATTTATTCGTGTTTAGTTCTATTTATCTTTGGTTACATCGCTTCAGTTTGCTTTGACTACGCATGAAATCCCGCACAATTTTTTTGTAGGTCGGTGGGATGATAAACGTGTCAAATATAGAGACAAATTTATTAGCGCACCAATTGTTCTCTAACGTGTATCCGCCTTGCACTGGCTAGCATGGTTACTTTCGTATGTTTGTCACTACGCAGCCCTAACTAAAAGCCGGGCCAAAAGAGAGTTATAATCTCTTCTATTCTGGCTCATCATttattttaaatgaatcaaGCATGGTAATTAAGGGTCTTTTAGTCTATTAATATTTTCACGCGATGATCTCAGTTTAAAATACACGACCTCTCCCATACAAGCACTGCATCATTGTTGCTTATACTTGTTCAGTGCATTATAGGCTGACGCAAATAACCTCCCTTTGCCACTATCTCAACCAATGGTAAACAAGTGCCAGACTATCACCATCCACCACCAGATTGTTTTCGTTCAATCCATCTGACCCGTTGTTCTCTTTTTTCTATCAATTTCCAGGAAATTCAATACAGACAATGAAGTATCTGCTCCTACTGATGGCCCTCGGGCTGGTCCGAGGTCAGCTCAATCCTCTGTCGCAGGCCTTCATCAATGAGATCAACGCTAAAGCGACGACCTGGCGGGCCGGGCCAAACTTTGCCCCGCAAACTTCGATGGCCTACATCCGCGGGCTAATGGGTGTCCACAAGGATGCGGACAAGTTCAGAGCCCCGGTGTTGATACACGAGCTGGAGGACGATGACGATTTACCGGAGAATTTCGATGCTCGCGAGCAGTGGCCCAACTGTCCTACCATCCGGGAGGTTCGCGATCAAGGTTCGTGCGGTTCCTGCTGGGCTTTCGGAGCCGTGGAGGCCATGTCcgatcggtactgcattcactCGGGTGGAAAGGTACATTTCCGAGTATCCGCCGAGGATTTGGTTGCTTGCTGTCACACTTGTGGTTTTGGCTGTAACGGTGGTTTCCCGGGGGCCGCCTGGAGCTACTGGGTTCGTAAGGGACTTGTCAGTGGTGGTCCGTACGGATCGGAACAGGGTTGCCAACCGTACGTCATTGCTCCCTGTGAACACCACGTTAACGGATCTCGTCCGGCTTGCGATGGGGAAGAGGGAAAGACCCCGAAATGTACGAAGAAATGCCAGTCTAGCTACAACGTACCATATGCTAAGGATAAGCACTACGGTAAATCGTCCTACTCGATCGGCAGACACGAGCAGCAAATTCAGAAGGAGATCATGACGAATGGACCGGTTGAGGGTGCTTTTACGGTGTATGAAGATCTGCTGCAGTACAAAGAGGGCGTCTATCAACATGTGACTGGGAAGATGCTGGGTGGACATGCGATACGTATGCTGGGATGGGGCGTTGAAAACGATACCAAGTACTGGTTGATTGCCAACTCGTGGAACAGCGATTGGGGAGATAATGGATTCTTCAAGATTCTGCGTGGTGAGGATCATCTCGGTATCGAGAGTTCGATTGCTGCTGGTTTGCCAAAGATTTAGAGCGTGGATTTGCATTTCAACAGAGGCTCAAGTTTTTTGCATGTAATAGTGAGTAATTCGCATCAACTGAATAAAGACTTCTTTAGAGACTAAGCCGTTGTTG
This window contains:
- the LOC131695415 gene encoding cathepsin B-like; amino-acid sequence: MKYLLLLMALGLVRGQLNPLSQAFINEINAKATTWRAGPNFAPQTSMAYIRGLMGVHKDADKFRAPVLIHELEDDDDLPENFDAREQWPNCPTIREVRDQGSCGSCWAFGAVEAMSDRYCIHSGGKVHFRVSAEDLVACCHTCGFGCNGGFPGAAWSYWVRKGLVSGGPYGSEQGCQPYVIAPCEHHVNGSRPACDGEEGKTPKCTKKCQSSYNVPYAKDKHYGKSSYSIGRHEQQIQKEIMTNGPVEGAFTVYEDLLQYKEGVYQHVTGKMLGGHAIRMLGWGVENDTKYWLIANSWNSDWGDNGFFKILRGEDHLGIESSIAAGLPKI